The Cystobacter fuscus DSM 2262 genome includes a region encoding these proteins:
- a CDS encoding tetratricopeptide repeat protein: MMVVVLCCAAGAVAEAAPPEPRLARAQTALNEAIAFYEAGRYADAIGRGEQALALREAVLGGKHPEVATCLDVLGYFRLLQGDFARAESLLQRGLELRKAGLGENHPDVASSLDHLGTLYKLRGLYDRVAPLYERALAVREAALGKNHPDVAVSLNNLALFYSERGQFARAEPLHERALALWEAALGKNHPKVAASLNNLALLYTTQGLYARAEPLYERALAILEATLGKNHPDVAQTLNNLALLYATQGFYERARPLTERTVTIYEAVLGKHHPRFATALSNLALLYASLGQYSQAELLYERTLALLEEALGKNHPDVAALLHSLATCYVAQGAYARAEPLHERALALREAALGKDHPDVAASLHGLAGVYTDQGLYARAEPLYERALALREAALGKNHPDVAASLNNLANRRRRLAQQPR; encoded by the coding sequence ATGATGGTCGTTGTCCTGTGCTGTGCGGCGGGAGCCGTGGCGGAAGCGGCGCCCCCGGAGCCGCGGCTGGCGCGGGCGCAGACGGCCCTCAACGAGGCCATCGCGTTCTACGAAGCGGGCAGGTATGCCGACGCCATCGGGCGGGGAGAGCAGGCACTGGCGCTGCGGGAGGCGGTGCTCGGCGGCAAACATCCCGAAGTCGCCACGTGCCTGGACGTGCTCGGCTACTTCCGCCTGCTTCAAGGGGACTTCGCCCGGGCCGAGTCACTGCTTCAGCGCGGGCTCGAGCTTCGCAAAGCGGGCCTCGGCGAGAACCATCCCGACGTGGCCAGCTCGCTCGATCACCTCGGGACGCTCTACAAGCTCCGGGGGCTGTACGACCGGGTCGCGCCCCTCTACGAGCGCGCGCTCGCCGTCCGGGAAGCGGCCCTCGGCAAGAACCATCCCGACGTCGCCGTTTCGCTCAACAACCTGGCCCTCTTCTACTCCGAGCGGGGACAATTCGCCCGGGCCGAGCCTCTCCACGAGCGCGCGCTCGCCCTCTGGGAAGCGGCGCTCGGCAAGAACCATCCCAAGGTCGCCGCCTCGCTCAACAACCTCGCCCTGCTCTACACGACCCAGGGATTGTACGCGCGGGCCGAGCCCCTCTACGAGCGCGCGCTCGCCATCCTGGAAGCGACCCTCGGCAAGAACCATCCCGACGTCGCCCAGACGCTCAACAACCTGGCCCTGCTCTACGCAACCCAGGGATTCTACGAGCGGGCCAGGCCGCTCACCGAGCGCACGGTCACCATCTACGAAGCGGTGCTCGGCAAGCACCACCCCCGCTTCGCCACCGCGCTCAGCAACCTCGCCCTCCTCTATGCGTCCCTGGGGCAGTACTCCCAAGCCGAGCTCCTCTATGAGCGTACTCTCGCCCTCCTGGAAGAGGCCCTCGGCAAGAACCATCCCGACGTCGCCGCCTTGCTCCACAGCCTCGCCACCTGCTACGTGGCCCAGGGGGCATACGCCCGGGCCGAGCCTCTCCACGAGCGCGCGCTCGCCCTCCGGGAAGCGGCCCTCGGCAAGGACCATCCCGACGTCGCCGCCTCGCTCCACGGCCTCGCTGGCGTCTACACGGACCAGGGGTTGTACGCGCGGGCCGAGCCCCTCTACGAGCGCGCGCTCGCCCTCCGGGAAGCGGCCCTCGGCAAGAACCATCCCGACGTCGCCGCCTCGCTCAACAACCTCGCCAACCGACGTCGCCGCCTCGCTCAACAACCTCGC